One Cuculus canorus isolate bCucCan1 chromosome 1, bCucCan1.pri, whole genome shotgun sequence DNA segment encodes these proteins:
- the SELENOO gene encoding protein adenylyltransferase SelO, mitochondrial: MAAGARWLGALRFDNLALRALPVEAAEEGGGPRPVPGACFCRARPAPLRRPRLVAMSLPALALLGLPEPRGDAEEAEAELYFSGNRLLEGSEPAAHCYCGHQFGSFAGQLGDGAALYLGEVLGAGGRRWEIQLKGAGVTPFSRQADGRKVLRSSIREFLCSEAMFHLGIPTTRAGTCVTSDSTVIRDIFYDGNPKSEKCTVVLRIASTFLRFGSFEIFKPPDEYTGRKGPSVNRNDIRIRMLDYVIGTFYPEIQEAYSDNTIQRNAAFFKEITKRTARLVAEWQCVGFCHGVLNTDNMSIVGLTIDYGPFGFMDRYDPEHICNASDNTGRYAYNKQPEICKWNLGKLAEALVPELPLEISELIVEEEYDAEFEKHYLQKMRKKLGLIQLELEEDSKLVSELLETMHLSGGDFTNIFYLLSSFSVDFDPSRLEDYLEKLTSQCASLEELKVAFKPQMDPRQLSMMLMLAQSNPQLFALIGTKANINKELERIEQFSKLQQLTADDLLSRNKRHWKEWLEKYRVRLQKEVESLSNADTWNTDRVKVMNSNNPKYILRNYIAQNAIEAAENGDYSEVRNVLKLLENPFQEAEDFREVKEDAEEEGATATAAACVQETRSRLPYCSKPPLWASELSVTUSS, from the exons ATGGCGGCGGGCGCGCGCTGGCTGGGCGCGCTGCGCTTCGACAACCTGGCGCTGCGCGCGCTGCCGGTGGAGGCGGCGGAGGAGGGCGGCGGCCCGCGGCCCGTGCCCGGCGCCTGCTTCTGCCGCGCGCGGCCCGCCCCGCTGCGCCGCCCGCGCCTCGTCGCCATGTCGCTGCCCGCGCTGGCGCTGCTGGGGCTGCCCGAGCCCCGCGGGGATGCCGAGGAGGCCGAGGCCGAGCTGTACTTCAGCGGGAACCGGCTGCTGGAGGGGTCCGAGCCGGCCGCGCACTGCTACTGCGGGCACCAGTTCGGCAGCTTCGCGGGACAGCTGGGCGACGGCGCCGCGCTCTACCTGGGCGAGGTGCTGGGCGCGGGCGGGCGGCGTTGGGAGATCCAGCTTAAGGGCGCTGGCGTCACCCCCTTCTCCCG ACAAGCTGATGGTCGGAAAGTCCTGCGGTCGAGCATACGGGAGTTCCTGTGCAGTGAGGCTATGTTTCATCTAGGAATACCAACAACGAGGGCTGGAACATGTGTGACATCCGACTCAACAGTCATCCGTGATATATTTTATGATGGGAAtccaaaaagtgaaaaatgtacAGTTGTTCTGAGAATAGCTTCTACGTTTCTAAG atttggttcttttgaaatttttaaacCTCCTGATGAGTACACAGGACGCAAAGGTCCCAGTGTTAACCGAAATGATATTCGAATACGGATGCTTGATTATGTGATTGGCACTTTCTATCCAGAAATCCAAGAGGCTTATTCAGACAACACTATCCAGAGGAATGCTGCTTTTTTCAAAGAG aTAACAAAACGGACAGCGAGACTGGTAGCTGAATGGCAGTGCGTTGGATTTTGCCATGGTGTGCTGAATACAGATAATATGAGTATAGTTGGACTCACCATTGACTATGGCCCTTTTGGATTTATGGACAG GTATGACCCTGAGCACATTTGCAATGCTTCTGATAATACAGGGCGCTATGCTTACAACAAGCAGCCAGAGATTTGCAAGTGGAACCTGGGGAAGCTTGCTGAAGCTCTAGTTCCAGAGCTGCCCTTGGAAATAAGTGAACTCATCGTGGAAGAGGAATATGATGCAGAATTTGAGAAACATTATTTgcagaagatgaggaagaaactAGGCCTAATTCAGCTGGAATTAGAAGAAGATAGTAAGCTGGTGTCTGAACTCCTTGAAACTATGCATCTCTCAG GTGGAgatttcacaaatattttctacttgCTGAGTTCATTCTCAGTTGACTTTGATCCTTCAAGACTGGAAGACTACTTAGAAAAACTTACAAGTCAGTGTGCTTCTTTGGAAGAACTGAAAGTTGCTTTCAAACCACAGATGGATCCAAG ACAACTGTCAATGATGCTGATGTTGGCTCAGTCTAATCCTCAGCTGTTTGCATTAATTGGAACAAAAGCTAACATAAATAAAGAATTAGAACGCATTGAGCAGTTCTCTAAACTGCAGCAATTAACAGCAGATGATTTActgagcagaaataaaagacacTGGAAAGAATGGCTGGAGAAATACAG AGTCCGTTTGcaaaaagaagtagaaagtCTTAGTAATGCTGATACCTGGAATACTGATCGTGTGAAAGTCATGAATTCAAACAATCCAAAATATATCTTGAGAAATTATATCGCCCAGAATGCCatagaagcagctgaaaatggGGATTACTCAGAG gtAAGAAATGTACTGAAACTCTTGGAGAACCCATTCCAAGAAGCAGAAGACTTCAGAGAGGTAAAGGAAGatgcagaagaggagggagcAACTGCTACGGCAGCTGCTTGCGTTCAAGAGACCAGAAGCAGACTACCGTATTGCAGTAAACCTCCACTGTGGGCTTCAGAGCTCTCTGTTACATGATCTTCCTAA